The segment gagggagagatgaaagaAAAGGAAGAGCCATTTTGTGCGCGGTGTTGTCCAGCCGAGCGTAAAGCGTGATTAATTCAATAGCAGAGCACCATAGAGGAGGAGGCCAGCAGCTCTGCAGCTCAACACAGCTCTCTCTGACCCACTTACTAACTACATCAGATGTCACGAGAAatactgctctctctctaccactttctctctctctctctctctctctctctctctctctctctctctctctctctctctctctctctctgtatctctctctatcgctttctctctttctctcttcctctctctctctctctctctatttatttttctctcgctctctctctatctctctctctatctctttctttctctttctctttctctctctttatttgtatctctctatctctctctctgtctctctcttcctctctctctctctctctctctctctctctctctctctctctctctctctctctctctctctctctctctctctctctctctctctctctctttctttgtctttaTTTCCAACTTGTTGATGTAATAACTCCGTTAACAAGGGAGATAGAGCATGGTCAACAAATACATTGTCCAGTGCATCGAAAATACACTTGAAAACACTATTGGTTGAATGCAGACACTGGATTTTGATAATGTAGTGTTCGGTCGGACGCATTTATGAACCTTCACTCTGTTGCCTCACTCATTGAATACGGTGGTATTGTGTCCTAAATTGCATACCCTACTAATACATTCTAATACATAACTGATGTTAACCATTTGGGATTCAATTAAATATCATTCAACCAAGGGACACAATAGGCACATTTGGAGATAAAACAGGATTTTGCattttaaatgtgtttttttgaaTGCTGCCGCTCTCTCAAATAGAGGTCCGAGAATGGTGCCTAATATTTATCTGTTGAAATAAAAAGCAAGTTGACTGGAAGGCATGGATGGGGCATGGATGAATCATGAGTCTGTGACCTAATTCTATTGTTCTCCAGTGGATGAGGGAGAAAGTGGTGGATGGTAGGAGAGCTATTCAAACACACCACCAGGCACACGAGAGAAAATGCATTCTCATTTCAGCCTCACATGATGGCTCTCAGGAGGAGTGGACTGATTGACGTCTATAGGATTTGTTTTCTGCATGCCGCTTTTTGTGTAATGACTTGAAGAatgcttcaaatagccaacctcaATTGGAAGGCATTTCCATCACCATGTATGCCTTCAGAAAGACTAGGAGCGGTAGCTACATATACACCagtatttatattaccataccacagaGAGAGGTTgcatcctctcctctagttccaTCACCAAAATAACCCCGGTAACCCCTGGCTCCAGCAGTCCATTGGGCTACGGTCTCAGCCAGCCTACCACACCCCACGTGCATCCCCAGCCCCCAAACCCCCCCTCCTGCTCTTGGTCTTAGGGGGTGTATTTCTGTCCCTGCCCTAGCCCTGTGGCAGGCCTGCACCACTGGGTTTATCTCTGTCCCTGCCCTAGCCCTGTGGCAGACCTGCACCACTGGGTTTATCTCTGTCCCTGCCCTAGCCCTGTGGTAGACCTGCACCACTGGGTTTATCTCTGTCCCTGCCCTAGCCCTGTGGCAGACCTGCACCACTGGGTTTATCTATGTCCCTGCCCTAGCCCTGTGGCAGACCTGCACCACTGGGTTTATCTCTGTCCCTGCCCTAGCCCTGTGGCAGACCTGCACCACTGGTTATCTCTGTCCCGCCCTAGCCCTGTGGCAGACCTGCACCACTGGGTTTATCTCTGTCCCTGCCCTAGCCCTGTGGCAGACCTGCACCACTGGGTTTATCTCTGTCCCTGCCCTAGCCCTGTGGCAGACCTGCACCACTGGGTTTATCTCTGTCCCTGCCCTAGCCCTGTGGCAGACCTGCACCACTGGGTTTATCTCTGTCCCTGCCCTAGCCCTGTGGCAGACCTGCACCACTGGGTTTATCTCTGTCCCTGCCCTAGCCCTGTGGCAGACCTGCACCACTGGGTTTATCTCTGTCCCTGCCCTAGCCCTGTGGCAGACCTGCACCACTGGCCTGGCTCTTAAACCCCGATTAAGGCTTTTTATGTAATCTGACCTCTGGGATATTGGAGAGAGACAGCTGGTTGCAGAACCCTTTCCTCCCTTATCTCAGAGACTTCCCGTGGCCTCCCGCTCTCTCTGTTTAGCTTATCATACAACCACTGGTTCTCTGTCTTTTTACAATGGGTTGTGATTGGTTGAGACGCGTTCTAAGCCATACTAAAAAAACTGTTTAGCACGGGTAAGCCTATGACGTAAAAATGAGCGTCTTGTATTCTGTTCCATCTGAGAAATCCCTACGTATCCAGTGTCCCATCAGCCCAGCCAGCCATATCattaacttgatctccactgtaaaaagcatctagacattatttcCCCTTGCTTCTAGCCTAACATTTGGTTTTTGTACAAacgttgctgtctgtctctcgacatttgcaacattgtttcaatattgacaTGTGACAAgtgataagaacgttgccagccatcatggcaacagaacatttagaatgaacgactggcTCACGTCCCATGAACCAgtatcatttttatggatataaacaaagaaatgtcaatagaaaaacagGTAAAAGGACATGAAATGCAGCTACAACCAACCAACCATCCCTGTCATGGCCTTCCTAGTCTCTTATGACAGTCTTAGCGCATTTAGTTCTGGGTTCAGGGATTATGGCCTTCCCTGTCCCTACACCTTTATGATGTACacgtgtaggatcttaatttgatcacccttttGTTGCTCTGAAATGTAGATGAGCTTAataatttacataaattcactgaaaacccacactaacacactgttatattaacagtatttcacttttcatgtagcctaccttTGTCCAGCTAATAGTCTAACcactgatcaagcaacattatggactaaacgttcaaatcctgttgctgcgggattcttttgctgtgacaatataggtcaaattaagatcccagATCTGTAGTGAGTTATAGATTGTCCTCTGCCAAAGCACTGTCCGCCCCTCAGTCTATAAAACTCTTCCTGTCTGAACAGAACTCGAAAGGTATCCATGAGCTGGTTCAATCCATCAATGATATCCAGTGGTAGTTTGCTACCTCTGTTTCCAGTGGGCCTGATATTGAGTGGGCGTGTCTCATCCTTCTTGTCTTGCAGgtgactggttggctggctgtTCCATCACACTCTCATTGGCCCTGGGACTCTTCTTTTACGTGACCACACCCCTTCCTTCACATCCAATCCCAACATGGAACCACCCAAGGTGCAGCAGCCAGGCGAAGGAGGCCTCAACGTCACCCTCACCATCAGGCTCCTGATGCACGGCAAGGTACAGTTCCAATACTCTCAGATAGTTTCCTTTACTTTGGTTCCAATACCCTCATATGGCTTCCTTTCGTTATCTCCTTATCTCCTTCACGACCACCGTTGGCTATCAAGTGTTTTTAGATCTGTGGTTgtgagagagacaaggagaggtcGCTATTCAAGGTTTTTGGGATAGTTTCTGTCATGTATTGAATTGGACGTTGATGCTAACTATTGTTGAACCTCTGTCTCTTTGCAGGAGGTTGGAAGCATCATTGGAAAGGTAACTATTATGTTCATAAACACATCACAATCATATGAATATTACAAACTGTTTTAAGATGAGTATTCTAAACAAAATGGGACATCTCTCCGATGTTTTAACTGCTatctgtctgttgtctgtctgttgtctgtcttTTCAGAAAGGAGAGACAGTGAAGAAGATGCGTGAAGAGGTAAGCGCAGTATGTATCCCATAATGCACCTTACCCAGTTTAAGTATGCATGGTAAATGGATAGTATTTTATTTAATACTTAATGATCTACTTTATTTCTCTAACTGTGTCTACTGTTTGATCCACAGAGCGGTGCACGCATCAACATCTCTGAGGGAAACTGCCCAGAGCGGATAGTTACCATCACCGGACCCACAGATGCCATCTTCAAGGCCTTCGCCATGATCGCATACAAGTTCGAAGAGGTATCTAGCATACATATTTCCCTTGATCTCCTCTTGGTCATGCTTAAATGTACAATGTTACCTGTTAAACCAGGTATTTTAATACAATACTTTTATACTAATATGATCTTTATGATTTCTTCCCAGGATATAATCAACTCCATGAGCAACAGTCCAGCCACCAGCAAGCCTCCTGTCACCCTGCGTCTGGTGGTCCCAGCCAGCCAATGTGGCTCCCTCATAGGGAAAGGAGGCTCCAAGATCAAAGAAATGAGAGAGGTAGAAAATTGCATAAGTAGTGATAATGATTGATTGAATTTGCTTGACAATTTATTAGTTAGTTAATGATTAATTGGCAAAAAATACATATACAGCCAGTACATTCTTTTTACTATTGATAACAGTAGTTTGTTGAGGAATCGTTCCTATCCGGATTGAGGACCAGCTATTTTTCATTGCACCTTCCACAGTACACATGCTTAATAACAGTCCTCCCACTTCAGTCCACAGGTGCTCAGGTACAGGTAGCAGGGGACATGCTGCCCAACTCCACTGAACGAGCAGTCACCATCTCAGGGGCCCCGGAAGCCATTATCCAGTGTGTCAAGCAGATCTGTGTGGTCATGCTAGAGGTAGAGtatggagggatgaaggaggaGGGTCTGATTCAGTCCACCCAGAAATACACAGGAAAAATACATTCACACAGACCTTAGGAATCAGCTAGAACATACAACGTGGAAGTACAATTGTTTTTACCGTCTCGAACATCTAAGGGAGGAATTAGGATCTTGGTCGGTATAGACCATGGGACAAAATGATTATGACAATGTTGTAGATGATGACTTCCCAGGTTGCAATGAAATAGCCTACCTATGAGGTAAAATAATGTGATTTCAGTTGTCAGTGTGCTCTATACACAACACCTATTTTATGTCGCTGCATGCATCCACAGTAAAGAACAACAGTGTGATGTAGTGAGTGTCACAGACTGTCTTTTCCCAAGGCACTGTCCCTCAGTCTACAAAACCTCTtcctgtcttctcttctcttctcttctcttctcttctcttctcttctcttctcttctcttctcttctcttctcttctcttctcttctcttctcttctcttctcttcttctcttctcttctcttctcttctcttctctcttctcttctcttctcttctcttctcttctctctctctctctctctctctctctctctctctctctctctctctctctctctctctctctctctctctctctctctctctctctttactttaTCCCCCACCCACTGCTCTAacactctctcttcccctcttcccctctcctccctctcctcagtcCCCACCGAAAGGTGCCACTATCCCCTACCGCCCCAAGCCTGCCTCCACCCCCATCATTTTTTCAGGTGGCCAGGTAAGAGCCGACCCGCTGGGGGCCTCCACCGCCAACCTCAGCCTCTTACTGCAGCACCAGCCACTGCCTGTTAGTGTCACTTCCAGGTTTTATCACTCATCTCCTCACCACCACCACTGCCTCTGCTAGCATGATAtcatcaccactaccaccatcagaACTGGGCTAGCTGCCATTTCAGCGCCAGTTGACTCAGGACTTCATcctaaacatatatatattttatttatttaaaaaaactatAAAAATCTAATTTGATGTTGGATGGAGTTTCTGTGCTGGCTGGTGTTGAAATGGAATTCAGCCCAGTTCTGACCCCATTACCACGCTGTGAACCCCGATGAGCACACATCAATTAGGTCCAATCACATTCCCCTGACAGGGGGTCCTCGACTCCTTCCTCCAATCACATCTCTCCCCAACCCTCACCGTAGCCACTCCCACCTGGCTGTTCTCAGCCAGTGAAGTTAACCTGAACCTGATTGATGTGAGGGGTGAAGAACTAGAGAGGGAGTCTAGAGGACAATGGATGACCTTGCAACATGATTAAAGAGAGCAGTTATTATTGtaaatacaattaaaataaaaGAGGTTGTAAGCCTACCACTTTGTTTCTTTCAAACAATTAACATCGCCCTACTACCCAAGAAAAAGATCTGTAACATGTTTAGTACGTCAGCAAAGTATTTGTGTGCAAGCTCCCATTGTTTGTCCAACTCCCTCCAAACAGATATTATATCACATTTCTTTATGAATAATTGCCTGTAGTATGGCATTATCTCAAGTTTCACAAATGGTGACTTGAAAAAATGGAGCCACATAAGTGGTCAGAGACTGAAGTAGACAGTTATGTTCAATATTCAACTCAATACAAGGGATATGATATCTGAACTGTTTTTCAAGGTTGCTCATAGATCTTTTTTTGCTAGCGCTGTATGTTTAATTTTGACATGAATTTAACTTGATTGCCATAAGAGATGATACTAAGTAAGACAGGGTTGGGCtctattccatttcaattccagtcaattcaggaagtacactgaaattccaattccaatgcttttcaatgagggaAATGTAGAATTGgactttggtttactttctgcattgactggaattgaaatggaattgacccaacCCTGCTAAGAGAATACTGAAAGAGTTGTCAAGTGACTAGAATCAGTGAATATGACTCTGATAGATGTGGGCTCATGGATGTAGACTACTACTGcccctagtggaggtatagtggaaGTACATGGACTAGGactttcccaaactcagtcctcgggaccccaagaaTGGCACGTTTTGATTTttgtcctagcactacacagatGATTTAAATAATAAACGAATCATCCAGCGTTGATCATttgcatcagctgtgtagtgttagggcaaaaatcaaaatgtgcaccccttgaggTCCCAAGGACCGAAGTTTGGGAAAACGCTGACTTAGCCGCTTCCATCAGAAGATTCTAATAGCGTTGTatgtttctccctcctctccttccaggCTTACACCATTCAGGGACAATACGCCATCCCTCACCCTGATGTGAGTTCTGATCCCCATGATGCAGTCTTCTCTCTACACTCTAGTCTCTCTGTCCAATCCTATTAATATTAACCCATAATATTAATACTACCAATTCTGAAAAGTAATTTCTGTCTCTTTCAAATCTGAAATTACTCATAACCTCTGTCCTCCATTTGGAGCCAAACTTCATAGAACTTGGCCTGTAGAAAAACTAGCAGAGGGATACAGAAATAAAACAGTTATTTCCTTATCCGTCACTCAGAATAATAAGGATACCGGTTGCTCAAGTGAGGAACGTGAAAATTAAGTCGTACTAATGCAATATTTCTTCAGGGAGGAGGAGGTCAATTTCAAGGAATACCTCAACGTAGTCAAATGGACATGGTATGTTTTATAACGCCACATTGGGTCCAAGTGTTTCAGACACAGACATCCATGAACAAAATTTCACATGGCACCatccaaacacacagagacattctTTCTTCACCGACTCGGGCCAAGTCCTCTATgagtttccttttctctctctctctctctctctctcttcctcctcctatcTGTGTCACTGCTTCTCCTGAATCCTGTCTTTCTTCTTGTAGTGTTTCTTGGTGACAgacctgacctgtgtgtgtgtgtgtgttttaacgaTGCCCTCATAGCTCTGCTGTCCCTCCTACCCCCCTCAGCAGTTGACCAAGCTCCACCAGTTGGCTATGCAGCAAACCCCCTTTAATCCCCTTGGACAGACCACCCCTGCCTTCCCCGGTACGTACCCACCTACACGAGAACCACCCTCTACCAAATCTCCTTCTCTTTTTTACctgtagagacacacacacacacttcctcctctttctctctctcttcctctatctgtcTTCTTTGTTCTTTCTCTTCCTGTCGTTCTTTGTGCGCTTCCAGTGACATGGCCACCTGGTGGTTGCTCTTGTTGACGTTTATGTTTTATTTGTAgtttataaaatatatatatatatattttcttaatTTGCTTTTGTAGCGCCTTGAAGATTTTGGTCCTTCCAAGTTAGTTTTATCTGGGTCAGCGGGTAAATCTCCTCTGGTTTGAGAATGAACCCCCTTTTCAAGAGAGAAGGAGAAGCCACAGCCTGCTCTCTCAAGACCTCTGCAGAAGCAACTCCAATCAGGGTTCCGGCTATAGGTCACCAAAGCTAACTGTCACTCACAGCGGACGTCACCCTCCCGTGCAAAACTCTATTTTATGCcgtgtcccccctctctctctttctctctctctcacccatatAGCAGGTCTGGATGCCAGTAACCAGGCCAGTACTCATGAACTCACCATTCCCAATGATGTGAGTATGGGGACCATGGAGCTTTTCATTTTACATTTGTCATCTATTGCCATGTAAGGGAATGGGGAAGGGGATTTGACTAATAGTCACTAAATAGTTGAACAAAAATGTACCACCATGGATATATTTGTAAAAAGAGACAAATAGAAGAAAGGGGTCAGTGTGTCATGGTGCGTGTGACTTTGTATGCATTCCGTTCAGACTTTGCTATTCCCCTGTTTTAAGTCCTTCCGCCTCTTCTTCCCAGCTAATAGGCTGCATAATCGGGCGCCAGGGAACCAAAATCAACGAGATCCGTCAGATGTCTGGGGCGCAGATCAAAATTGCTAACGCCATGGAAGGGTCATCGGAGCGCCAGATCACCATCACAGGAACCCCCGCCAACATCAGTCTGGCACAGTACCTCATCAACGCAAGGTCAgagtcctgacacacacacacacataacgatTGACAAAGGGGTCAATAGTTCACCTGTTGTCCTGGGGGATAATCTGTTTGTTGTTATTACATTATCTTCAGGTGAAGTATTTGACAGAAACAAATATGTACTCTCTTTCCCATCATGCCCTGTGGCAGGTTCAGAGACGTGGCGGCCATGTGGAATGACCcatcctccatgacgacatcctGAGGATCCAGCCCGGCCGGCCTCCACtcactctgctcctctcccttccatctcctGACCACTGAAGACATGATGTTCCTACCGAACTCCTGATGATGATGCCCTCTAGACTAATGGATCTGGCTCTGATAAGAACTCCCTCGACCCTCCAGCTTACTACCATGATCGCTCTCTAATAAGGGAGTTGTTGCTTTCAGAGAAACTGAAAAATAAGAAATGTCTTTGTTTTCATTGATTTTAGACCTTTAGACAAGTGTTGAAGCATGTTGAATGTTCATTAGGATCAAATTGTGTTATTCTgcattatctctctctatctctatctctatctctgttaGTGTTACAAAAATAGGATTTCAATATCAGTTTGAaaatttttttacaaaaaaaatgtaaaagtGTGAAAACATTGGAAAAAATTGCTATTGTTTCATTTTCTAGGTGCTGGGTGATGCTATCGGCACAGTATGGTGGGATGTAGCCCAATGATTACTTCATGATGCTCTTTTGAAAAGAGGTATTTTTATCTAAATTAAATCATTCTATTTTTACCATTATTCGGATCCTTAAAATGATCTACGTACTAATCTGATCTCTACCCATAACTCTTTGCTGCATCACATGACCCCTTTGAGCCAATGGTATCACTCCTAGAGCCCTCCTTTCTATGTTAATTTCCTGTATTTTACATTATGACTTATACTGCATGTGTTCAGTAATGTATTGTATGTATTTGAGTATTCCAGTTCGGTGTATGTGTTCCTACATATGGTGTTGCTATGTtagggctggtgggaggagctataagaggacagctcattgtaatggctggaatggaattaatggaacggagtcaaaggTGTGGTTTCCATATCTTTGATGTGTTTGCTACTGTTCcatgaattccattccagccattacaatgagcccgtcctcctacagctcctcccaccagcctccaccgcTCCAAACCTTTTCCGCAAGTATTTTCATGACCTTTTTTTGCCATTCACGTCTAGTCCTACAACTACCCCAAATGAATAACTCTCCCTCACAACCTCCAGGAACCCTATTAATAGTACTTTAGAAGCATGAAAGGAAATTACTCAAGAAAAGAATCATCAGTGGCTAAAAACTGTATCCTAACTGACTGAAAACTAAAATGATTGTTAACTCGATTTCTTAACGAAGACTACTGTGGGTGACCACATAGTCAGCTATGCTACGCTCATGCAATAGACAATTAAATTCTTCATTATACTGTGGACTGCCTCTAGTATGTGAGGAATTAGTTGGACTTAAGACTATTGCTGTGTCCAAATTCTCTTAGCTGGCTTCCTTTCATCGTCTCCTTCACTCCCATGTCCACGATAGGTAAAAAAGGCTTCAATGTACTACTCTTGAAGGAAAGGAGACCAGGGGAGGAAGCTGCTTGATATTATTGGCCACAGGTTTTTGGATGGAGCCAAATGTTTATGGGCCATGGAATGTTCTGGGGTTCATTGGGGAACCCGTGGGGCCTGGGCGGACGTGTCTACTCCCATGCCGCCACTTTCGCGATTGTTCATCCATCATGTTATTTTTATTATAGTATTGTTTATTATTTAATGCTTTAGGTTTTGAATGTCATTATGCTTTTACGACGATGTCAACAGATTAAATGACAAAGTCCTGTTGCTCATTTTAAGTGatgatttaaaaaacaaaaaattacAATTCTATTTATGGTTTCTTGGTGCATTATAATGACTTTTTTCGttgatcaggatatttaagctaGAATTTTTTGTGTGTACTGTATTGGATTTCAGGGTAGGTTTGGGCTATATTTGCTTGGATTAAACATGTAAGATTCCCTTCATAACAATTCTCAAGCTTATTCAAAGTATAGGCGGTTGTGACATGTCATGTTTGCAAGCTTGGGCTGAGGTCATATTCAGCATTGATGCATATGAACAGCCGTTGAATGTTATCCTCTCAACACAGGTCATTCATTCACTGTCCAACTGGTTTCAAGTACAGTAAAAACCATCTTGGTGTGGATTTTCATTCTGTAAGATTGGCTACTTTCATGTAACTCCCTGTTTTGGTTTCAATATGCTGAGCCTGACTTTGGGTCTAATTTCAATCGCTTTCATCATATAAACGTGATATGTCAATGGACCAAATGCTGTACTGATGTACTGAACGATGCATAGTTGATTATTATTCTGCAATAATACTTACATTTTGATGTTAAACTTAAGTAGTAGTGCTAGCCTTGATATTATGGGTTTGTGTTATTCGTTTAATTTACAAATTTGTCATAGCTTGTAATTCAATGGAATGTTTGTCATTTAAACAAgttaaaatgtatattttctttGGCAAGCTCGCTTTTTAGAACTGTTCTGCTTCTCATCATGGATTGCATTCAGACTAGGCAGGAATATTGAATTGTTGAAATAGTGATGCCAATGTGATTTCAATAACTTCAATATCCATATGTTGTTACAGTGTATTGAAACTGTATTTACACTGGCGTATATGACTGAGTATACACACCTACTGAAACAGACTAAAATGCAACTGATGCAATAATAAGGGAATGATGTGCAATTActattttttgttttttcttgTGCATATAATACAAGGAACATTTGTCACGTATTTACAAATCATTGTTGCTTCTTGATTTTGTTTCTTTCTGGGCTGCGGCAGTAGCAAAAATGTGAGGTTTTTTTTTCAGTTTTTGCTCCTGTATATTTTGCTTGTTTGGAAAATGTAACAGAGCTTGGTATATATTTTCAGTTGGATTATTTGCAATGAGCAAATCTATA is part of the Coregonus clupeaformis isolate EN_2021a chromosome 28, ASM2061545v1, whole genome shotgun sequence genome and harbors:
- the LOC121557994 gene encoding poly(rC)-binding protein 3 isoform X12 yields the protein MEPPKVQQPGEGGLNVTLTIRLLMHGKEVGSIIGKKGETVKKMREESGARINISEGNCPERIVTITGPTDAIFKAFAMIAYKFEEDIINSMSNSPATSKPPVTLRLVVPASQCGSLIGKGGSKIKEMRESTGAQVQVAGDMLPNSTERAVTISGAPEAIIQCVKQICVVMLESPPKGATIPYRPKPASTPIIFSGGQVRADPLGASTANLSLLLQHQPLPAYTIQGQYAIPHPDQLTKLHQLAMQQTPFNPLGQTTPAFPAGLDASNQASTHELTIPNDLIGCIIGRQGTKINEIRQMSGAQIKIANAMEGSSERQITITGTPANISLAQYLINARFRDVAAMWNDPSSMTTS
- the LOC121557994 gene encoding poly(rC)-binding protein 3 isoform X9, with amino-acid sequence MEPPKVQQPGEGGLNVTLTIRLLMHGKEVGSIIGKKGETVKKMREEVSASGARINISEGNCPERIVTITGPTDAIFKAFAMIAYKFEEDIINSMSNSPATSKPPVTLRLVVPASQCGSLIGKGGSKIKEMRESTGAQVQVAGDMLPNSTERAVTISGAPEAIIQCVKQICVVMLESPPKGATIPYRPKPASTPIIFSGGQVRADPLGASTANLSLLLQHQPLPAYTIQGQYAIPHPDQLTKLHQLAMQQTPFNPLGQTTPAFPAGLDASNQASTHELTIPNDLIGCIIGRQGTKINEIRQMSGAQIKIANAMEGSSERQITITGTPANISLAQYLINARFRDVAAMWNDPSSMTTS
- the LOC121557994 gene encoding poly(rC)-binding protein 3 isoform X14; this encodes MEPPKVQQPGEGGLNVTLTIRLLMHGKEVGSIIGKKGETVKKMREESGARINISEGNCPERIVTITGPTDAIFKAFAMIAYKFEEDIINSMSNSPATSKPPVTLRLVVPASQCGSLIGKGGSKIKEMRESTGAQVQVAGDMLPNSTERAVTISGAPEAIIQCVKQICVVMLESPPKGATIPYRPKPASTPIIFSGGQVRADPLGASTANLSLLLQHQPLPAYTIQGQYAIPHPDLTKLHQLAMQQTPFNPLGQTTPAFPAGLDASNQASTHELTIPNDLIGCIIGRQGTKINEIRQMSGAQIKIANAMEGSSERQITITGTPANISLAQYLINARFRDVAAMWNDPSSMTTS
- the LOC121557994 gene encoding poly(rC)-binding protein 3 isoform X6 — its product is MEPPKVQQPGEGGLNVTLTIRLLMHGKEVGSIIGKKGETVKKMREEVSASGARINISEGNCPERIVTITGPTDAIFKAFAMIAYKFEEDIINSMSNSPATSKPPVTLRLVVPASQCGSLIGKGGSKIKEMRESTGAQVQVAGDMLPNSTERAVTISGAPEAIIQCVKQICVVMLESPPKGATIPYRPKPASTPIIFSGGQVRADPLGASTANLSLLLQHQPLPAYTIQGQYAIPHPDLCCPSYPPQQLTKLHQLAMQQTPFNPLGQTTPAFPAGLDASNQASTHELTIPNDLIGCIIGRQGTKINEIRQMSGAQIKIANAMEGSSERQITITGTPANISLAQYLINARFRDVAAMWNDPSSMTTS